In Rhizophagus irregularis chromosome 1, complete sequence, one genomic interval encodes:
- a CDS encoding uncharacterized protein (SECRETED:cutsite_VNG-IP; SECRETED:prob_0.9534); SECRETED:SignalP(1-20), translated as MMRYYFFVCILLTTLSVVNGIPLNKRATLFMPCNSTIPTLDITINPDPPIPGKTSTFKLKGNFEDYAVTGSLLGVLFVNPKTLDYVNDPNAKYVQNLCIIASCPVISLDIDVVVPIPKVGMPADIIVGVTDAYGTKIHACAVSVPIGSPALKFLKDKTFSE; from the coding sequence ATGATgcgttattatttttttgtatgcATTTTATTGACCACACTTTCAGTTGTCAATGGTATTCCGCTCAACAAAAGAGCCACTCTTTTCATGCCATGCAATTCTACAATACCCACATTAGATATAACAATTAACCCTGATCCTCCTATTCCTGGAAAAACCTCAACCTTTAAGCTTAAGGGAAATTTTGAAGATTATGCTGTTACTGGATCTTTACTTGgagttttatttgttaatcCCAAAACTCTTGACTATGTAAATGACCCCAATGCTAAATATGTACAAAATCTATGTATTATTGCATCCTGCCCGGTAATTTCTTTAGATATAGATGTGGTCGTTCCAATTCCAAAAGTTGGTATGCCCGCTGATATTATTGTTGGAGTTACGGATGCGTATGGAACAAAAATTCATGCCTGTGCGGTATCCGTTCCTATTGGCTCTCCGGCCctcaaatttttgaaagacAAAACTTTCTCCGAGTGa